In Fusobacterium sp. SYSU M8D902, the genomic window CTTTATTTTTGAAAGCTTTTTCTCTCAATTTTACTCTTGAAATCTCTCTGTTTTCATCTAATATATCTGTTCCAAAGATCTCTATAATACCTTTTATTATCTCCTCTTTCTCACTTATCTGTTTAGCTACTAGATCTGCATCAACAATTTTTACTCCCAAAGCTCTAAAAAAATTACTCACTGTTGATTTTCCACTAGCTATTCCACCTGTCAATCCAACTATCATTTTACACTACTCCCAACAAATTATAAATTATTGCACCAGCTACTCCACTCCCTATCATAACATATACAGGGTTTAACTTATATTTTCTCAAAGCTAATAAACATACTATAAAAAATATAATTGCAATACAATTGATAGATATTTTTCCTAAAGTTAGATGAATTCCTATTCTATCCATATAAAACTCTAAAACCTCTAATTTCTTCTCACCAAAGAAGGCTAACATCACAATTGAAAGTCCTGCTACTCCAATGAGTGAAACAACTGCTGGTCTCAATCCATAGAGTACATCAGCGATTACACTCACATTTTTATACTTTACATAGATATATGCCAAAAACAAAACTATAATAAATGAGGGTGTGACACAGCCTAAGGTTGCTACAATAGCTCCTAATAATCCACCTATCTGTGTACCTACAAAAGTTGAACTATTGATAGCTATTGGTCCAGGTGTCATCTGAGATATTGTTATTATATCTGTGAACTCAGTCATTGTCAGCCAACCATGTAATTCTACGACCTCTTTCTCTATAAGTGGAAGTGAAGCATATCCCCCTCCTATACTGAAAAATCCAATTTTAAAGAAACTCCAATAAAGTTGTAAATATATCACACCTATCCCCTCTTTCTCTCATAGTACTTATAGGCTACACCTAAAACTCCACATATTAAGATTATAGCTATTATATTTATAAAAAATGTAGCAATAAAAACTCCAACCATCAAATATGTAGAGAATTTATCATTTAACTTTCTTATATCTCCTATCAAATTAAAAACTACATCTACAATTATAGCTGCTACTCCTGCCTGCATTCCTTTCATAGCTCCATTTACTATGAGGTTATCTCTAAAAGCAATGTAGAAAAGAGAGATTATAGATACAATTATAAGTGGAGGAAGTACTGTTCCTAGCAAAGTTATCCCTGCTCCTATCGGTCCTGCCAACTCATAACCAATTATGATGGAAGAGTTAATTGCAATAGCTCCTGGAGATGATTGTGCTATGGCTATCAAATCTATCATCTCCTCCTCCTCTATCCACTTATACTCATTTACAAATTTTTTTCTCATCAGAGGTACAATTACATAACCACCACCAAATGTAAATGCACTCAGATAAAACGTTGACAAAAAAAGTTTCCAATAAAATTTTTTATCCCTTACCATAATTTTCTCCTAATATTTTTAATTACTCTATATTATATAATTTTTCTCAAATTTTTTCCAATGGAATTTGTATTTCAGTTACATACTCACTCTTATTCTCAGTTATATGCATCTCTATATGGTATAACTCTATTATATTTCCACACACCTTATAGCCCATTCTTCCTATATAATCTTTTATTTTAGTGTAGTGTTCATCCATTTTGTCATAATCTCCACAAAAAAAATATGTTAGATATCTTCCAGCCTCTATATAGTTTTCTGTCTTCTCCTTAGTTATGATAAATGTTCCACTGTAATTATAGTATCTATTACTATTCCAATCATCAAATCTTATGATAGTTCCTATCTCGCTCTCACTAAAGATGAAATCATTGTCCTCATCAGATTTTCTTTTCAATTTTTTTAATTCTAAATTGATCTCACTCTCCTCTTTGAAACTTCCTCTTTTCAATAGAATATATCTTCGTGGTATCTCTATGACCTCTATCTTTTCATATTGTGAAAACTTTTCATAATATCTTATATTCTCTTTTTTTAACTCCAGTTCTTTTTTTAAATTTAGAAGTTTTTCTAAGTTTTCATTGATCTTTTCCAATTGAAAATCTATCATCTCTTTAGTTTTCTCTACACTTCTATTATTTAAAAAATCAATAATCTCACCTAGCCCCAATCCCAAACTTCTCAAACTTCTAATATTGTTTAATTTCCAAAGTTGCTTTTCTGAATAGTACCTATATCCATTCTCTCCCCTTGTATCTGGTATCAATAGCCCTATTTTTTCATAGTGTCTCAATATATCATTACTTATACCATAAAGTCTACTTATATCTCCTATCTTATATAATCTCTTCATATGGCCACCTCAAATATATTATATCATATTTTTCTTGACTCTTGAACTATTCTAAGGTTTACAATATTATATATAATTTATGTTATTAGGAGTGATCTTATTATGAAACAAGAAAAAACTATTTTCAGGACAATTTTAAGATATGCAATTCCTTCTGTTGTATCTATGTGGATCTTCACTATTTACACTATGGTAGATGGAATGTTCATAGGAAAATTTGTCGGAGCTTTGGGTCTTGCAGGGGT contains:
- a CDS encoding chromate transporter, with protein sequence MIYLQLYWSFFKIGFFSIGGGYASLPLIEKEVVELHGWLTMTEFTDIITISQMTPGPIAINSSTFVGTQIGGLLGAIVATLGCVTPSFIIVLFLAYIYVKYKNVSVIADVLYGLRPAVVSLIGVAGLSIVMLAFFGEKKLEVLEFYMDRIGIHLTLGKISINCIAIIFFIVCLLALRKYKLNPVYVMIGSGVAGAIIYNLLGVV
- a CDS encoding chromate transporter, producing MVRDKKFYWKLFLSTFYLSAFTFGGGYVIVPLMRKKFVNEYKWIEEEEMIDLIAIAQSSPGAIAINSSIIIGYELAGPIGAGITLLGTVLPPLIIVSIISLFYIAFRDNLIVNGAMKGMQAGVAAIIVDVVFNLIGDIRKLNDKFSTYLMVGVFIATFFINIIAIILICGVLGVAYKYYERKRG
- a CDS encoding MerR family transcriptional regulator, which codes for MKRLYKIGDISRLYGISNDILRHYEKIGLLIPDTRGENGYRYYSEKQLWKLNNIRSLRSLGLGLGEIIDFLNNRSVEKTKEMIDFQLEKINENLEKLLNLKKELELKKENIRYYEKFSQYEKIEVIEIPRRYILLKRGSFKEESEINLELKKLKRKSDEDNDFIFSESEIGTIIRFDDWNSNRYYNYSGTFIITKEKTENYIEAGRYLTYFFCGDYDKMDEHYTKIKDYIGRMGYKVCGNIIELYHIEMHITENKSEYVTEIQIPLEKI